GATTCAACTGGCGGCTGAAAAACGCGAAGAGATTGAAAAGGAGATGCTGGAGAAGCTCAAGGAACAggtaatttgttatttttgttcattcCTAATGTAAAAGATGCCGTTAACAATAATTGTGTGCGGTTGTAGGATCGTCGCGGTGAACTTGCTCgccaaaagaaggaaaatcgTCTGTCTGGTGGGGGCCAATGTGATGAAGGAGAGACTGCCTCATCCGGCTAACATTCCGATGAACTTGCCCATAGAATCGCGAAGACGTTTGAGCTTTCTTTATTAAGTTACCcctttatttattgaatttcatttgttcTGGTCAACTTGGGGTGGGTCTTTgctattaattgttttaacgTTTACAATACGTTAAAAATTGCAGCTACAAGCGCACATtgaactcttttttctctgtttgccTTTTCCTGTACGTTGGTTTGTCGTTTCCAAGCCATTTTGCTATCTCCCCTTTCTGGTAAATTGAAAAGAGTTCAACCATCTGTTTTAAGGTAGTCCATTTTGCTCAAATCGGTTACTATATGGTGAATCATATTTTCGGCACGctattcaaaattattaattcgtcagtattatttaataaagaaaatcttcGCATTACCTCCGTCATTTTAATGTCAGCTATTTagagaaaattgttgtttgagAGTGGTTAGTTTTTAGCGAGTTCGTTTAGATGATGGCCATTCGAAATTTACATGActgaaaattcatttccatgGTAAGTTagttttcagatttttttgtgttataaTTATAAAGTATTCATGAATCTTTATCGTCAAGGCAGTACTTTGCGGTTATAACCCTATGGTTATTTTATGCTAATCATGCCAAACGTGGGGCAACCGACAACGTTGGATACGACTTCAAGACGAATGTTTCAACTTCCTGGATTTTTCTACAGAAAATAAATGGGAACTTCAGTTTATTCTTAAATTAAAAGCGGAACCTGTGAGTATAAATAACTTATTAATTCTTAGCGCTAATTATcattccattttatttgatggattatatagtatatgtaaaaaaatggaatgatatcaattttaaaatgttattctATAGTAAGATTAGAATTAAACTTGTATTCAACAGATATTCAGATTAATGCAGTCGAAAAGTTATACAACATGGAAAAGGCagcaatattattattacgcatGTTGATCaacctattttattttttaacttgttaaaaaattgtttggtcTTCATCCCGGCTCTGTACCACAAATTGTTTTCGTCACGTTTTTGTCGTTCTTCGTCAGCAGATGATTCGTTGGGTGTTCCAAATCTCCATCCATAAGGATTCGATCCGTACCTTGGGCAAGGCGACCTGAAGCATCTTGTCGAACGATTGTTAGCTTCATTTTGGTGTTCATCTTGAGACTTCAAGTCTTGATTGACTGTCGAATTATtgcaagtttttttaatttggttttttaattgttttattatgtCGACTTACGCGATGATTCTGCGTTTTCCAAACTGACGGGATTGGCTGAAGCACCTGCAAGaattagtatttttaaatttaattggattACATTCTTATTCGTAGATTAAAGTACCTGCGATGATTGAAACTGTGGCGgctaaaagaaagaagtaaaCGACCTTCCGCTTGTTGGATGGCATTCTGTCGTGACCGTCCAGGTAGGTCCGCTCCAAGTTTCAAAGTGAATAGAGTTAATAATCTATGTGGCCTTTATGCAAGCTCTTGCGTTTTTAActcatttatatttttggccTATCACAGAATTTGACTGTTTCCTGTGGTTGTGTTAATTGCAATGAGGAAACTGTGGttcaacattttgatttcctcttATTTATATCAACACCTTAATAATTgtggttggaaaaaaatcttattattctgggattgttgtttttaaaattattgttttgaaTATCTCTTGTTTCAAGGAGAAAATTGTTGTCGCCACGGGTGAAACTTGCTGACTTATGCGGATGGCAACATACCAGCGAAAGGTCTCGCTTAttcatggaaaaatttaaCCGAGTTCTAATGTGTTTTTACCCTGTCCTACGATAGGGGTATTTATCCGGCAGAAAATTAATGGTAACTAAAGTTTACTCATCCTTATTGATTCTTAACGCCAATttgaattccattttatttgataggTTGTTAAACAAAATAGTGATATGAATGAATGAAGGAAGACGAGAATTTATATTCTGTTGTCAACAGATACTCTGATTAACTCAATGGAATCGTTATGCAACATGGAAAAGGCAGCAACTTTATTAGCGCGTGTCGATCAACCTGCTCTATACCCATTTATAAAATGTTTGACGTTCACGCCGACTCTGTGCCaaaatggctgctgctgtcgttgtAGTCGTTCTTCGTCATTAGATGATTCGTTAGGTGTTTCAAATTCCGATTTATTTTCCCATCGTTGTTCATCTTGTAATTCCAAATCTTGATTGACTGTTGAGTTATTGCAAAGTGTTATTAATTtggttgattaattttttatcatgTTGACTTACGCGATGATTCTGCGTCTTCCAAACTTACGGGATTGGCTGAAGCACCTGCAAGaattagtatttttaaatttaattggattACATTCTTATTCGTAGATTGTAGTACCTGCGATGATTGACAGTGTGGCGgctaaaagaaagaagtaaaCGACCTTCCGCTTGTTGGATGCCATTCTGTCGTGACCGTCCAGGTAGGTTCACTTCAAGTTTCAAAGTGAATAGAGTTAATAATCTATAGCCTCTATATACTAACCCCTTGTGTGTTTATGCagttatgtttttttaatcacaGAATTCGACGACTGTTTTCTGCGGTTGTGTTAGTTGCAATGAGGAAACTGTGGTCCGCCTCTTGATTTGGTATTTGAATCTCTTGTTTATCAACACCACAACATTTATGGTTGACAATTAATGATATTCTCCTCTTAATAAGAAAATTGTGGTCGCCaacttattttgtttgaattgttaaCTTGTCGAGATAAAAATAATCTCTAATTTAATTGAaggaaaccaaaatgaaaaatgctgACGAGATGCCGATCGCGACATTCCATCTTAGGTTTAATGGAAAAATTTCACTTTAAGTTTTAATGTGTTAATACCTGCCCTacgatggtaaaaaaaaaagtcttataCCTAAGTTAAGGAAGGGACATTTCGGAATTGGATATAAGCAGTATAGtctatttgaatgaaaattgtaTGTATATGCTTACAGGCATACGAGTTCAACATCCTtacagattttgaaaaatttgaagagaGATTAGGAAAAATGGCTAGCcggaaaaaagtttggatcgtCAAAATCACGAACAACAATGTGCAAATAGACTTTTTATAAATCCGGGTAGATAGCATTTTCGTGAAAAGATTAGCCCAAAAATCCACCTAAGAAATTTTTGATGTGTTCCCAGAAACGCTCCTCTCGTTCGTAATCTGTTGAATCGCTTATTTCTCGTTCTATTCcacaaaaatattaacaaattattttctttcaacaatGTGAAATTGACTTAACAAAATTGCATACCAGCACGTAATTCGCCTTCAGACAAATCGAACGGACTTCCCAGGACACctgtttttaatgaaaatctcaattaatttcaaattttatttagtaaaccaaattaatttcttaaatttcaaACCTTGAAGGATGAAAAGAGTCATCGTAATGAATAGCCAATAAGCGAAGATCCCGGTGGAGGAGGCCATCATATAATTTCACGTCTGAACGGTGCTGGATTTCGAACAAGAATACGAAGAAAGTTTGTTCCATTTTAGAATTTCTCCGTTTCAAGTGGAAATTGTGGCCGCCAAATTTTGGTTATGTTTGTAAATCTTTTACTTacccaaatcaaaataatctcTAATCACTGAAGGAAACCAAAATGAGAAATGCTGACTAGATGCTGTTTGTGTCATTTAAGCTAAAGCTCTCATTTATTGATGGAAAATTTAACTTCCAACATTAACTTCTAAGTTCTAATGTGCTATTTACCCTGCCTACGTTAAAAAAGGGATAATTTGGAGGCGGGTTGAAGCAGTAGTATATTTGAATGATAATTGCGTGTATGTATTATTGATTGTATGGGATAGGAGTTCAATATTCTACCagatttggaaaaattgaGTAGAGTTTAGCAAACAGATTGAATCGTCAAAATCACGAATAGCAATGTCCAACAAAAATCTTGGAATTCCAGGTGGATTTAACTTTAAGCGATTAGCCAAAGAGGAAATCTTTGATGTGTTTCCAGATACGCTCCTCTCGTTCGTAATCGGTTGGATCGCCTACTTGTCGTTGTATTCCCCAAAAATGGTTTTATAAATTAGACTTTCTTTAAACAATTagaatttgacatttttaaaattatacatACCAGCACGTAAATCGTCTTCCGAAAACTCGATCGGACTCCCCACGACACCTGTTTGTaatgaaaaattccatttactttatttagtaaaccaaattaatttcttaaattccAAACCTTGAAGGATGAACAGAGTCATGGCAATGAATAGCCAATTAGCGAAGACCCCGGTGGAGGAGGCCATCATATAATTTGACGTCTGAACGGTCCTGTATCTCGAACAGGAATATGCAACAGGTTTATTCTAATTTAGAATTATGTCTCTGATTGAAGAGGAAATTGTGGTAGTTTGATTTCGGTTAATTTACGAAAGCCACCTTTTATTTTGCTTGCCttgttattgatttattccaaATCTAATCATCAGCGGAAACCAAAGTGAAAATGacgtttcgaaaaaaatattgagatcATCCGGATGTCTAATATATTCCCGGATGTTGAGGAAAACCCCATCTGCATATTCGTCTCATTCTTCTCACGGATGTTGTCCTACCTTTACTGGTACCAGCAGCAACTTTCTCTTTATCATTTTGGAGGTGACCTATTCCTTTTGAGTTGCACAGAAAGAGGAGGAGTAGGTTATTAGTACGGGGATCCGTTTTCTACAAAAGTTGGATTCCCAGTGGGTTAATTTCATTGGAAATTTCTACATTAATGAAATCATTTTACAGAATTTAAACACTACAGTTTGTCGCGGCAAGATTTGGTACGTTTCGAAATTTGTATCACAAAACGAAtaatttgaccgctagatggcttccCTGTATAGAAAGAGGTGATATAAAATTTGCATATGAATCCTAGtcgaattaaaaaatgcaaatagCATAGAATCGACTTAACATATCGCGTCatagaaatatttattaaattcatTACTCGAAGGATGATGAAGCGAATGTTTTGCCAATCCCCGAATGATTGCAATTTCACCTGAAAACAGTTGCGAAAGAGACATATGCGccgtcaaaacaaaaaaagagtctgCCCACACGCGCCATCTACGTACCTGCCCCGTTAATACCGAATCGCCCACAGGTGAAATGGGCATTCAGTTCAGTCTCATTCCTGCCGGCAAAGTGAACACACTTAAAATTCCCTTTGCGTGGTGAAAAAGGAATCCATTTTCTTTAGTGTGATTCAGCAAAAATTAACAACTTGGTCTGTGGGAGAAACTTTTATTTGGTGTAGGACGTGTCAAGTTATATAATAAGCAGCAGTCGTTTAGGATTCGTTTCCATTCGCGATCGTGTGCTAAATTGTGCGAGTGTGTTCGTCTTGGCGTCGTTTAGCAACTCTTTTGGCCACGGGTATGTTTGTgtgaattctttttccaaatcattaatatttttaaaagtggtTCGTCTTATTGACCTTGACAAAGAGGGGAATGTTTTCttgatattttgtgtgtgtgtgaacgaCTTGTGTAGCCCCTCTTGACTATAAAGGCCTCGGGGCTACTATACCCACAGAATTCTCTTCTCGTACATATCTATTCCACCTGCAAACGTGCAACAGGTTgttgtctctctttttctttgtagttttcaaagcagaaaagaaaaaaagatgtgtgGTTAAAAGAGAGGAGGACTTCCGGCATGCGAAAATTTTTCTGACTTGTCACTGGGCATTTGCTTAGTCCCCCCCGGAAGTTGAGCCAGGAAAAAAtacccgtttctttttctaccatACAAAACAACCATAAAATGAATCGGGAAAAAGACATTGCGGAACCACACCGCTAGCTtgccctttttccttttagaaaaatcatttccacTCGTCATTGGAATTTTCCAGCTTggtcatctgctgctgctgctgtggtcgGTGACTCCAGCAGAAGTCGATTGGAAAAAACGGCAAAGTCCAAATTTGGCgtgaaataagagagagaaagcgaaAGGCAAACTGAAACCCGTTTTTGGTTCGGTTTCCAATTACAATTTAACACAAGTTTTTCGTTCTCGGGATCAAATCTATTGAGTTTGGCGTGTGCTGCCCTATTGTTTATTGAAAGTGACGTCATCACTGTGTGGGAAATATGAGGGTCGGGTAAAAAGGTGTCAAGCGGAAGTGgaatttctctctttatttagTGATTTGAATGTCTTTTTATTGCGTCATAGGTCGGAAAAGGATCCCACTCGCGACGCCTGTGACGTCATCATGCTTCTCAGACTGCTCCTGGCAGTTGCTTTCTTCACTTGTACATTGGCACAAAATGACGGGTGagtcttttcttatatataccATTTGATTGATCGTTAATTACTAAAATTCTTTGGGTGTTTTCAGGACGTATACGATTGTGGCCCCCAAAGTTCTGCGACCGAGTTTGGACTATCACGTGTCCATCAGTTTACACGGTGGGGCTCCATTGACCAATCTGGTGGTAGCCATTGAAGGACAACAGGACGGCGGAGGGCAAGTCCGCAACGCCCAAAGTGCCACTGTTGAACCCAATTCCACTCAAGTCATCAAGTTCCaggtaaaattattcaaaaagtaaaatgttCAATTCTTATTTGACCCATTTATTCTTGGCAGATTGGCGAATTGGGACCCGGTAAATATAATTTGACAGCCCGTGGATCTGGTGGATTGACGTTTGTCAACACAACGGAACTGGAATACTCTGAAAAGAGTCACTCGGTTTTCATCCAGACGGATAAGGCCATTTACAAACCGGGACATTTGGTACAATTCCGCGTCATTGTCGTCAATCCTCAACTCAAACCATCTGTCGTCGGTTCTTTGGATGTTTACATGACGGTAtgttattttcacattttatcTCGACCAGTTGGAAAACTTACCCTTTTATAAATGTAGGACGGCAAGGGAAACAGAATCAAGCAATGGAATCGAGTCTTCACCAAACAAGGTGTGTTTGCATCAGAGCTGCAATTGTCGGATCAACCCGTTTTGGGTGACTGGAACATCACGGCCGTCGTGTCTGGTCAGAGTTTCTCCAAACATTTCCAAGTTGCCGAATACATTCTGCCGAAATTCCAAGTCACCATCGACCTGCCGACGTATCTGACTTTTAACGAATCCAAAATGGTGGCCACCGTCAAAGCCAAATACACGTACGGCAAACCCGTCAAAGGAAACGTCACCATCGCCGCTTACCCGCAGTACAGAGTCTCGTACATTCAGCCGTTTTTCACGGAACCCGTTCGTAAAACGGTTCAAATTGACGGCACAGTCGAcgttgatttcaatttgtttaaagAACTCAAGTAAGTTctcgtcaaatttgttatttgtttatttattatttcatttttcttttgtattttagaCTTGTGGATGATTTTGAGCGAGACATCCGGTTCGACGTGACCGTTATTGAAGGTTTGACTGAACGTAAACAAAACATGAGCTCATTGTTGACTCTGTACAAGTACAAGTATAAAATGGAGTTGATTAAGACGTCAGACAGTTTCAAGCCCGGTCTCAAGTACACGGCCTTTGTAAGTCgttcttttatatttacagAACAATGTTTTATAAAACTAAtcatattttctaaaatagtTGAAGCTGGCCTATCAAGACAACACGCCCATTCAAGATGCTAACGGTGTCGTTATAGTCAAGCACGGATTTTCGCACAATCAAGACGAATACAATCGCACCGAATATCCCGTGCCACGTAACGGAATTCTAGAACTCAACTTTTACCCGCCAGTCGATGAGAACGTCTACACTTTGGGCATCGAGACTCAGTACCAGGATTTAGTCGAATGGTTTTCCACCATCAATCGAGCCCAATCGCCCAGCAATTCATTCATCcaagtgattttgaaaaccGAAAATCCTAAAGTCAATGAAGAAATTGCCATCGAAGTCAACTCGACGGCCCCGCTGGATTCTTACATTTACGAGGTGATGGGTCGTGGGAATTTGGTGGTGGCCCGCACCGTTCAGGCCGGAAACCAAAGGTACACACTTTTCTTCCAAGTGAAATGTcggatttctttttggctaaattttgttgtttcaccATCTGGTGATAGGTCACACACTTTCCGGTTCCAAGCCACGGCCGCCATGGCTCCTGTggctcgtgttgtcgtctattaCGTCCGAGCCGATGGAGAAGTTGTGGCCGACGCCCTCAATTTCGATGTCGATGGAACTTTCCAGAATTTCGTACGtctcatttcattaattttccaATGAAACAAGTTAACAAATGTTATGTCGTGTAATAAAGGTGGACATTCAAGTGACGCCGGATTCAGTCGAGCCCGGCAAAGCTGTCGATATTGTGGTGAAAGCTAAACCCAATTCCTACGTTGGCGTCCTCGGCGTCGATCAGAGCGTCTTGCTCTTGAAAACCGGAAACGACATTTCTcgcgtaatttttttttctaaatttttaattttgtttggtctaatgaaaatttaatttaataatagcAAGACGTTTTGGATGAAGTGAAATCTTATGATTCTACCCGTCGCCCAGATTTCGAATCTTGGCTACCAGAAGTTGGAGGACGTTCGTTTTGGTGGCCTTCATCCGCAACAGCCGGCGAAGTTTTCAgcgtaattcttttttttttcttattctaatTTTATATTACAACATTAGTCATAGTGGAAAAAACAACCGCTGCTCTAGCTGACTCAACCGTTATTTCATccgcctcctttttttttctcggttgtCAGAATTCCGGCACTGTGGTTTTGACTAATGGATACATCCAGGAGAGCATGCCGTTCGGTGAGTGaccttttttccatttctaagttattgaagaaaatatgaaaaatagcCTTGAGGGTAGTAGTGGATATGTATTCAGATTATGTGTTTGATTGTAATTACGAATTCTGGAGAGGAAATGTAATATGTAACCACAGGAGGTGTGGAGGTAAGTGGACAGCGTGTCGAATGTTCAGCTGTAGGCTATTTTCACTTGCACTTAATCCCCTTCTCGACTTGGCAACTGATCTAACACCAACTCTTTTTATGCTAACGGTACATTTTTCTGGTATTTTTAACCGCCTCCTCTGTTCAGCAATAATGTGTGAGGAATTACAACTGGCCGCACCTTCCGTGGATGTTTCTTTCTCTAAGAAGGTGGAGGAACCGATCGCCTTGCGTCAACATTTCCCAGAAACTTTCCTCTGGCTTGATATCACCAACTTGGGGTACTTAAAACAGttcacttcttctttcattttctcaaCATGTCGTGTGgttatctgtttttttctcgctTCATCGCCAAGAGATTCTTGTCGTGTCAAATATGCTGGTCGTGCCGGATGAGCCACTATTGTATTAGTAGTAGAAAGTTTCCAGGCTCCTTTCTTTTCCGAACGTAAATGTTTTGAGTGAAAGTTGATGGGTGTAGTTTTCCATTTGACACGATATGGATATTCTCGGTCGACTGGTTTGCACgatctcttttctcctttttttgatctTCCCATTGTTGTAGCGTTAAGCTTTTCATTTAATGctttatcgatttttctttaacaaaaaGAACTAATCTTAAAATACCCGTCAAAGTTTATTACCGTGCTGCCTTCGACACGATCACCACGTTTCCCTCGGCTGATCCTCGTCATCCTGACGTGTTGTCGTCCAGTCGGGTTCGCCAACACTTTCCCGAGACTTGGTTGTGGCTTAACGAGATGACACAGTACTAATTTATCACATATATCTAATTGTAgtataattgtttttcaattttccaatttcaagCTATTTGGCTGTTTAGGGGGTTGCGACCAATTGAGTCTATTAAGACGACGACGGTTTGACATTTGGGGGATACTGATGACTTTTTTGGACgtttgtgttgtttctttGTTGTCTTTCTCCTTCAGTAGTGACGTATCGGGCGGACGATCAGAGTGCCCCATTGGCAGGTGCTCCGGCTAATGATCCATTATCGGATTCCTCAAAGTCGTCGTCTCTATCTAATCCCATACGGACGAGAACAAATTTCCCCGAGACGTGGCTTTGGCAGAATTTGCTAGTCAATGGGTACCACCCCTACATTTCtatacaccaccaccacgttgtttttctttccttttccggTGGtggacacaaaacaaaaaggtggaAAGAACTAACAGCTTTTGCCAAGGAAAGAATGTGTGCTGGACgagtgtttttatttgtattgatGTGTGATCAAACTAGTTTCTTCCTTCTGCTATCTTTTCCCTGCAATTTTTCCTAAATTGAAAggcgaaatttttttaaaaaatgtctgaaatGGTCGTACAAAAGttgcacaatttttttaacttaaaaaataaaataaaaatgtaaaaagggaACGAACAAACGACGTTGCGACCGAAAGCGGTGAATCGACCGACCAATCGGCCCATTCCGGCTCGCGGTTCCGCCACGGTGGCCGTCGACAAGGGACCGGCATTTACTTTGCCTATCCAGATCCGTCCTCCGCTAGAGGGACCGTACGCATTTTCTCGTATTCCAACTCCAGCGGATGACAATCCTAAAATCTATTTACTACGCGATCCTCCCCCGACTTGGATTTTTTCATCCGTCGACACCGGGTACATATTATACCAATGCACATCGAATTTCACATCGTGTTCGTGTTGAACATGAACCGAAATTAATCCATCTCTCTTTTAATCGGAATCATTTCGcctctctttttattcatcatttttttaattttaagccACTAAAAATGTTGTGTGCGTGGATTAATTTTGTCGCTAATCCACTGATCAACAATTTCTGTAGCCTAACTCCATTTGCAAACTAGAGTTTAATCATTATTGTATCGCGTGCGGACGTTTATCagcttcttcccttttctgtCCATCTTTCCATCGgcttgaatattttatttaaaaagacaatttttctcggttaattttttgggagggtttgtagaaaacaaaagaaaaatgtgactttttaaaaaaatgtagaaaattgaaatttgttgtgCTTATTATCCAAATTAGTGACGTGGCGTAGTTTGGACTCGATAGCTCTTGAAAGCGGTACCCATTTGAAATCGGTAACTGTCGACGACGATGCCGATCCATCCGCGACCAACATTCGCGTCCGCCGCCTTTTCCCAGAAGTTTGGCTCTTTAACTCCACCACTGCGGGGTTGGTTTTTcgcttgaaacaaaaaaaaatcttcctttttatttacaatttttattaaaaaccaTTTCACTTTCTTAACGAGACTACcacgaatgaaatttttatgaaaataaaaaaaaaattcgactcATTTTCGCTAACTAATTCGGGGCTTTTTTGCTTTGAATTGAGGCGCGgggaatgtgtgtgtgtggcatgaacaacaattaattttgtgtgtgttggttctCTACGTTCcttccaactttttctctcttctcccacCAGAtatttacaaagaaatttgacTAATAATCGCGGTAAtgctttttttataaaaaaaggactGACGGCACTGCCCGTTTCGTTAAAGAAGCCCCGGATACCATCACATCCTGGGTGATTACCGCCTTTTCTTTGGATACATTCCACGGACTGGGCGTCATTGAACAACCTGCCAAGGTAAACAAATAGCCAAGCCCAAAACAAACCAACGCCAGTTATTAATAactcttgtgtgtttgttttttcatcagATGCAAGTCTTCCGGCCATTCTTCATCCAACTGAATTTGCCTTATTCGGTTATTCGCGGTGAAGTCGTCGCCATCCAGGCTGTCGTCTTCAATTACATGAACAAGGAAATTACAGCTGAATTGACTTTTGAGAATATCGGGGATTTCCAGTTTATCGACAATGGATTGGAAGATAACGAAATTTCTAGTAAGAAACTTATTAACTATTTTCCCCGATACTTGAACTAATAAACTCATTTTGACAAAGGCGAGGCGATATTCCGCAAGAAATCGGTGCGAATTCCAGCTCAAGACGGTACGCCCGTCTCTTTCCTCATCCGTCCCACCACATTGGGGAACATTGATCTCCGTTTGACGGCCAAAGCGGCCACGGCCGGTGACGCCATCGTCAAGAAACTCCTCGTCAAAGCCGAAGGAGAAACCATTTACCGCAACAAAGCCTATCTCCTGG
This region of Daphnia pulex isolate KAP4 chromosome 9, ASM2113471v1 genomic DNA includes:
- the LOC124203019 gene encoding CD109 antigen-like isoform X4, which translates into the protein MLLRLLLAVAFFTCTLAQNDGTYTIVAPKVLRPSLDYHVSISLHGGAPLTNLVVAIEGQQDGGGQVRNAQSATVEPNSTQVIKFQIGELGPGKYNLTARGSGGLTFVNTTELEYSEKSHSVFIQTDKAIYKPGHLVQFRVIVVNPQLKPSVVGSLDVYMTDGKGNRIKQWNRVFTKQGVFASELQLSDQPVLGDWNITAVVSGQSFSKHFQVAEYILPKFQVTIDLPTYLTFNESKMVATVKAKYTYGKPVKGNVTIAAYPQYRVSYIQPFFTEPVRKTVQIDGTVDVDFNLFKELKLVDDFERDIRFDVTVIEGLTERKQNMSSLLTLYKYKYKMELIKTSDSFKPGLKYTAFLKLAYQDNTPIQDANGVVIVKHGFSHNQDEYNRTEYPVPRNGILELNFYPPVDENVYTLGIETQYQDLVEWFSTINRAQSPSNSFIQVILKTENPKVNEEIAIEVNSTAPLDSYIYEVMGRGNLVVARTVQAGNQRSHTFRFQATAAMAPVARVVVYYVRADGEVVADALNFDVDGTFQNFVDIQVTPDSVEPGKAVDIVVKAKPNSYVGVLGVDQSVLLLKTGNDISRQDVLDEVKSYDSTRRPDFESWLPEVGGRSFWWPSSATAGEVFSNSGTVVLTNGYIQESMPFVTWRSLDSIALESGTHLKSVTVDDDADPSATNIRVRRLFPEVWLFNSTTAGTDGTARFVKEAPDTITSWVITAFSLDTFHGLGVIEQPAKMQVFRPFFIQLNLPYSVIRGEVVAIQAVVFNYMNKEITAELTFENIGDFQFIDNGLEDNEISSEAIFRKKSVRIPAQDGTPVSFLIRPTTLGNIDLRLTAKAATAGDAIVKKLLVKAEGETIYRNKAYLLDLRSIRNYNKNVSVTIPFNAVPGSAAVELSAIVDIMGPSINNLNTLLRMPFGCGEQNMLLFVPNIVVTEYLKNIGQLTDAISSKALGFMETGYQKELTYKRDDGSFSAFGKSDAAGSTWLTAFVARSFRQAQPYITIEDHVIEDSLKWLSANQAPNGSFPEVGKVSHTDMQGGSGKGVPLTAYVLLAFLENKAGLRYGPSMQKAAEFLVKELPSITDPYALSLVTYALHLAEVEERDAAFDMLQAKANTTEEEFRFWSKPKSEKDKSNPWSSLTTSVDVEMTAYALLTFLQRGLVIEALPIMKWMVANRNSNGGFSSTQDTVIGLYALAKLAEKITVPNTNINVKIKHDTGAETFSLSRENAMVLQKFKLPPKTTHVEISAVGSGFSIIQVSTSYNLNVTGEWPLFTLDPQLFKNANQNRMQLTICSSFVGEESNMAVMEISLPSGYVMDEDSLPSLRAIKDVKKVETKEGGTGISLYFDKMTRNTVCPTVQAYRVFKVAEQRKVPVVMYDYYDSSRRARVFYEPVPANVCDICQSNDCKNQCSSYPGWSGDEEGTKGWGTLDGRSNSRPTSGQQSLLPTLLCFVLSGLTSALLLI
- the LOC124203019 gene encoding CD109 antigen-like isoform X3, which encodes MLLRLLLAVAFFTCTLAQNDGTYTIVAPKVLRPSLDYHVSISLHGGAPLTNLVVAIEGQQDGGGQVRNAQSATVEPNSTQVIKFQIGELGPGKYNLTARGSGGLTFVNTTELEYSEKSHSVFIQTDKAIYKPGHLVQFRVIVVNPQLKPSVVGSLDVYMTDGKGNRIKQWNRVFTKQGVFASELQLSDQPVLGDWNITAVVSGQSFSKHFQVAEYILPKFQVTIDLPTYLTFNESKMVATVKAKYTYGKPVKGNVTIAAYPQYRVSYIQPFFTEPVRKTVQIDGTVDVDFNLFKELKLVDDFERDIRFDVTVIEGLTERKQNMSSLLTLYKYKYKMELIKTSDSFKPGLKYTAFLKLAYQDNTPIQDANGVVIVKHGFSHNQDEYNRTEYPVPRNGILELNFYPPVDENVYTLGIETQYQDLVEWFSTINRAQSPSNSFIQVILKTENPKVNEEIAIEVNSTAPLDSYIYEVMGRGNLVVARTVQAGNQRSHTFRFQATAAMAPVARVVVYYVRADGEVVADALNFDVDGTFQNFVDIQVTPDSVEPGKAVDIVVKAKPNSYVGVLGVDQSVLLLKTGNDISRQDVLDEVKSYDSTRRPDFESWLPEVGGRSFWWPSSATAGEVFSNSGTVVLTNGYIQESMPFVTYRADDQSAPLAGAPANDPLSDSSKSSSLSNPIRTRTNFPETWLWQNLLVNGTDGTARFVKEAPDTITSWVITAFSLDTFHGLGVIEQPAKMQVFRPFFIQLNLPYSVIRGEVVAIQAVVFNYMNKEITAELTFENIGDFQFIDNGLEDNEISSEAIFRKKSVRIPAQDGTPVSFLIRPTTLGNIDLRLTAKAATAGDAIVKKLLVKAEGETIYRNKAYLLDLRSIRNYNKNVSVTIPFNAVPGSAAVELSAIVDIMGPSINNLNTLLRMPFGCGEQNMLLFVPNIVVTEYLKNIGQLTDAISSKALGFMETGYQKELTYKRDDGSFSAFGKSDAAGSTWLTAFVARSFRQAQPYITIEDHVIEDSLKWLSANQAPNGSFPEVGKVSHTDMQGGSGKGVPLTAYVLLAFLENKAGLRYGPSMQKAAEFLVKELPSITDPYALSLVTYALHLAEVEERDAAFDMLQAKANTTEEEFRFWSKPKSEKDKSNPWSSLTTSVDVEMTAYALLTFLQRGLVIEALPIMKWMVANRNSNGGFSSTQDTVIGLYALAKLAEKITVPNTNINVKIKHDTGAETFSLSRENAMVLQKFKLPPKTTHVEISAVGSGFSIIQVSTSYNLNVTGEWPLFTLDPQLFKNANQNRMQLTICSSFVGEESNMAVMEISLPSGYVMDEDSLPSLRAIKDVKKVETKEGGTGISLYFDKMTRNTVCPTVQAYRVFKVAEQRKVPVVMYDYYDSSRRARVFYEPVPANVCDICQSNDCKNQCSSYPGWSGDEEGTKGWGTLDGRSNSRPTSGQQSLLPTLLCFVLSGLTSALLLI